A genome region from Crossiella equi includes the following:
- the purQ gene encoding phosphoribosylformylglycinamidine synthase subunit PurQ, translating into MSARIGVITFPGTLDDVDAQRAVTYAKAEAVPLWHADADLRGVDAVVVPGGFSYGDYLRCGAIARFAPVMGEVVAAAAKGMPVLGICNGFQILCEAGLLPGALVRNAGLHFVCRDQWLKVENNTSAWTTRYDKGAEILVPLKSGEGRYVAEKSTVDELEGEGRVVFRYVGGNPNGSLNDIAGITSANGRVVGLMPHPEHAIEALTGPTDDGLGLFLSVLDSLVAA; encoded by the coding sequence ATGAGCGCCCGAATCGGCGTCATCACCTTCCCGGGCACCCTCGACGACGTCGACGCGCAGCGCGCGGTGACGTACGCCAAGGCCGAGGCGGTGCCGCTCTGGCACGCCGACGCCGACCTGCGCGGGGTGGACGCGGTGGTCGTGCCCGGTGGGTTCTCCTACGGCGACTACCTCCGCTGCGGCGCGATCGCCCGCTTCGCCCCGGTGATGGGCGAGGTCGTGGCGGCCGCGGCCAAGGGCATGCCGGTGCTCGGCATCTGCAACGGCTTCCAGATCCTGTGCGAGGCCGGGCTGCTGCCCGGGGCCCTGGTGCGCAACGCCGGGCTGCACTTCGTCTGCCGCGACCAGTGGCTGAAGGTGGAGAACAACACCTCCGCCTGGACCACCCGCTACGACAAGGGCGCCGAGATCCTGGTGCCGCTCAAGTCCGGCGAGGGCCGCTACGTCGCTGAGAAGTCCACTGTGGACGAACTCGAGGGCGAGGGCCGCGTGGTGTTCCGCTACGTCGGTGGCAACCCGAACGGGTCGCTCAACGACATCGCGGGCATCACCTCCGCCAACGGCCGGGTGGTCGGCCTGATGCCGCACCCCGAGCACGCGATCGAGGCCCTCACCGGCCCGACCGACGACGGCCTCGGCCTG
- the purS gene encoding phosphoribosylformylglycinamidine synthase subunit PurS → MARVVVDVMPKQEILDPQGQAVANALPRLGFEGIASVRQGKHFELEVADDVDDEALAKIAETFLANPVIEDWTVRRIES, encoded by the coding sequence GTGGCCCGAGTCGTCGTCGACGTCATGCCCAAGCAGGAGATCCTCGACCCGCAAGGACAGGCGGTGGCGAATGCGCTGCCCCGTCTCGGGTTCGAGGGCATCGCCTCCGTCCGACAGGGGAAGCACTTCGAGCTGGAGGTCGCCGACGACGTCGACGACGAAGCCCTCGCCAAGATCGCGGAAACCTTCCTCGCCAACCCGGTGATCGAGGACTGGACCGTCCGCCGGATCGAGTCATGA